From Chloroflexota bacterium, the proteins below share one genomic window:
- a CDS encoding ATP-dependent Clp protease proteolytic subunit → MKNLPQNIIPMVIESGARGERAFDIYSLLLKERIVFLGTPINDQIASLIIAQLLYLEHEDPEKDINLYIHSPGGIIAAGLAIYDTIQLVRPDVSTICVGLTASMATVILAAGAKGKRYALPHSTIHMHQAVGGAQGQAADIEIAAREIMRLQELIRNILAKHTGQPMDKIAHDTDRDFYLNAEQAVEYGIVDQILSGAPVKGQKKG, encoded by the coding sequence ATGAAAAATTTACCACAAAACATTATTCCAATGGTTATCGAAAGCGGTGCCCGGGGCGAGCGAGCCTTTGACATTTACTCGCTGCTCTTAAAAGAGCGCATTGTCTTTCTGGGTACACCTATCAATGACCAGATAGCCAGTTTGATAATCGCACAGCTTCTTTACCTGGAGCACGAGGACCCGGAGAAGGACATAAACCTTTACATCCATTCACCGGGCGGAATTATCGCTGCTGGCCTAGCGATTTATGACACTATACAACTCGTTCGGCCAGATGTGTCAACAATCTGTGTTGGGTTGACTGCCAGTATGGCCACGGTTATTCTTGCTGCCGGAGCTAAAGGTAAACGTTATGCCCTGCCACACTCCACGATTCACATGCATCAGGCAGTTGGCGGTGCCCAGGGCCAAGCAGCCGATATTGAGATCGCTGCTCGAGAGATTATGAGGCTGCAGGAACTGATTCGCAATATATTGGCTAAGCATACCGGGCAGCCGATGGATAAAATTGCCCATGATACCGACCGTGATTTCTACCTTAATGCTGAGCAGGCTGTGGAATATGGCATCGTTGACCAGATTTTAAGCGGCGCACCAGTCAAGGGGCAGAAAAAAGGCTAG
- the tig gene encoding trigger factor, with protein sequence MKVSTEPVENSQVAVNIEMEPVEVDKYLDKAYNRLVRRVSVPGFRKGKAPRDILERHIGKDALFKEALEDLIPTAYKETLEEQKIEPIAQPQFELIQTEPLIFKAIVPLKPTIKLGDYTKIMVESKPVEISQEDVETTIEQLRHQQAIQSPVDRPVQFDDIVTIDVEGKRDGESFPIRKDVVYEVLKEARLPLPGFAEKLEGMSKGEEKSFVLSYPADYEMEELAGKEHAFKVTATEIKEKTLPEVDDEFAKSLGKEDLASLREQIASNLKTRAEERARAELEQKAVDAAVELSEVEYPPVLVDGEIDRLLRDEARHFAEGITGLENYLKTINKTLEGHVEELRPTASRRVVRSLVLGKIAEAEKIEVDDSEIDAEIEKAAKDADKQADEIRRFFSLPETREPIKQLLVGRKTVERLVQIATEQKRVTHSRKGKAK encoded by the coding sequence ATGAAGGTATCTACAGAGCCAGTTGAGAACAGCCAGGTAGCAGTAAACATCGAGATGGAGCCCGTCGAGGTAGATAAATACCTGGACAAGGCTTACAATCGCCTGGTTAGAAGGGTCTCCGTACCCGGCTTTCGTAAAGGGAAGGCACCCAGAGATATACTGGAACGTCACATTGGCAAAGATGCCTTATTCAAGGAAGCCCTGGAAGACCTGATACCAACAGCCTATAAAGAGACTCTGGAAGAGCAAAAGATAGAGCCCATTGCTCAACCACAGTTCGAACTTATCCAGACAGAGCCATTGATTTTTAAAGCCATTGTGCCGCTCAAGCCTACAATCAAGCTTGGAGATTATACAAAGATAATGGTTGAATCCAAGCCGGTAGAAATAAGCCAAGAAGACGTCGAGACAACCATCGAGCAACTACGGCATCAACAAGCTATCCAGTCACCGGTAGACCGCCCAGTCCAATTCGACGACATCGTAACCATCGACGTCGAGGGCAAGAGAGACGGAGAATCTTTCCCTATCCGTAAGGACGTTGTATATGAGGTCCTTAAAGAAGCCCGGTTACCTCTTCCTGGCTTCGCTGAGAAGCTGGAAGGTATGAGTAAAGGCGAAGAAAAAAGCTTTGTCTTGTCCTATCCTGCAGACTACGAAATGGAGGAGCTGGCTGGAAAAGAACATGCCTTCAAGGTTACAGCTACGGAGATAAAGGAAAAAACACTGCCCGAGGTCGATGACGAATTCGCCAAAAGTCTGGGTAAAGAGGACCTGGCTTCACTGCGAGAGCAAATAGCGTCCAATCTGAAAACCAGGGCTGAGGAAAGGGCTCGCGCGGAGCTGGAGCAGAAGGCGGTCGATGCTGCGGTCGAACTAAGTGAAGTAGAATATCCACCGGTATTAGTGGATGGAGAAATCGACCGATTGCTCAGGGACGAGGCAAGGCACTTTGCTGAAGGAATCACCGGCCTGGAGAACTACCTGAAGACCATCAACAAGACACTTGAGGGGCATGTGGAAGAATTACGCCCTACGGCAAGTCGACGTGTTGTCCGGTCTCTGGTTCTGGGTAAAATAGCTGAAGCCGAAAAAATCGAAGTCGATGATTCAGAAATAGATGCTGAGATTGAGAAGGCAGCAAAAGATGCGGATAAGCAGGCTGATGAGATAAGGAGGTTTTTCAGCCTCCCGGAAACTCGTGAGCCTATCAAGCAGCTTCTGGTAGGTCGAAAAACGGTTGAGCGGTTGGTTCAGATAGCTACAGAGCAAAAACGAGTTACTCATTCTAGAAAGGGGAAGGCAAAATGA
- the aspS gene encoding aspartate--tRNA ligase gives MLKSHSCGELRDKHVGKEVTLAGWVHRRRDHGGLIFIDLRDKEGIAQVVFNPETSKKAHQTANELRNEYVAKITGKVAKRPSGTENLKLPTGKIEVIASDIQILNIAKTPPFYINEDVEVDENLYLKYRYLYLRRPRVKENIILRHKVEKFMRDFLDAKGFVEIETPILFKSTPEGARDYLVPSRIHPGKFYALPQSPQQLKQLLMVAGFEKYYQIARCFRDEDLRADRQPEFAQLDMEMSFIDEEDILSLLEEMFTSLVETVKPEMKMLKPFPRLSFTETMERYGTDKPDIRFGLELRDLSKIAAESEFAVFRSAIQGGGKVKGICLPGCADYSHKQLEELTELAKSCGAKGLITLALPAGSFDKLEQLTPEKVKSVAAKYLATEQLKEIVRKFEAKAGDLILIVAGETKMVDKVLDELRREMGHRLGLIDPNHLVFFFVVDFPLLDWNEETKLWEPMHHPFTSPREEDIPLLDTDPAKVRARHYDIVCNGYELSSGSIRIHTRELQQKVFRLLGYSDEEIEARFGHMLEAFDYGAPPHGGIAPGIDRVVMLLAGADNIREVIAFPKNQSAIDVMSDSPSPVSQAQLDELHLKLTGEGTTKA, from the coding sequence TTGCTCAAGAGCCATAGCTGCGGAGAACTAAGAGATAAACACGTGGGAAAAGAGGTAACTCTGGCGGGGTGGGTGCACCGGCGCCGCGACCACGGCGGACTGATATTCATAGATTTGAGAGATAAAGAGGGCATAGCTCAGGTAGTATTTAATCCTGAGACGTCAAAAAAGGCACACCAAACAGCCAACGAGCTCCGCAACGAATATGTGGCTAAGATAACCGGCAAAGTTGCGAAACGTCCCTCTGGCACCGAGAACCTGAAGCTGCCTACGGGCAAAATAGAGGTTATCGCCAGCGACATTCAAATCCTCAATATAGCCAAAACACCGCCATTCTATATAAATGAAGATGTAGAAGTCGACGAGAACCTGTACCTCAAGTACCGCTATCTCTACCTCAGGCGCCCCAGAGTGAAAGAAAATATCATACTTCGCCATAAGGTGGAGAAATTTATGCGCGATTTCCTCGATGCCAAAGGCTTTGTGGAGATTGAGACGCCCATATTATTCAAGAGCACACCGGAAGGCGCCCGTGACTACCTGGTGCCCAGCCGCATACATCCGGGCAAGTTCTACGCGCTGCCTCAGTCACCGCAGCAGCTCAAGCAGCTATTGATGGTGGCAGGCTTCGAGAAATACTACCAGATAGCCCGCTGCTTCCGCGATGAGGACTTGCGAGCCGACCGCCAGCCCGAGTTTGCGCAGCTCGATATGGAGATGAGCTTTATCGATGAGGAAGACATACTCAGCCTGCTGGAAGAGATGTTCACCTCGCTGGTGGAGACGGTTAAGCCGGAAATGAAGATGCTGAAGCCGTTCCCACGGCTTTCCTTTACGGAAACGATGGAGAGATACGGCACGGATAAGCCGGATATACGCTTCGGGCTGGAATTAAGAGACCTGTCCAAAATTGCCGCCGAATCCGAGTTCGCCGTTTTCCGGTCCGCTATACAGGGCGGTGGCAAAGTGAAAGGTATATGCCTGCCTGGCTGCGCCGATTATTCCCATAAGCAGCTGGAAGAGCTGACGGAGCTGGCAAAGTCCTGCGGAGCCAAGGGGCTGATAACATTAGCATTACCTGCCGGCAGTTTTGACAAACTGGAGCAACTGACTCCCGAAAAAGTAAAATCGGTAGCTGCCAAATACCTGGCCACGGAACAGCTAAAAGAGATAGTCCGTAAATTTGAAGCTAAGGCTGGCGACCTGATACTAATCGTGGCCGGCGAGACCAAGATGGTGGATAAGGTGCTGGATGAGCTGCGGCGGGAGATGGGACACCGACTGGGACTGATCGACCCGAACCATCTGGTTTTCTTCTTTGTCGTTGACTTTCCGCTGCTGGACTGGAATGAGGAAACGAAGCTGTGGGAGCCGATGCACCACCCGTTTACATCACCGCGCGAAGAGGATATACCTCTTCTTGATACCGACCCAGCCAAGGTGCGGGCGCGCCATTACGACATCGTGTGCAACGGCTATGAGCTATCCAGCGGCAGCATCAGGATTCATACTCGCGAGTTGCAGCAGAAGGTATTCCGCCTGCTCGGCTACAGCGATGAGGAGATAGAAGCCCGGTTCGGGCATATGCTGGAAGCATTCGACTACGGAGCACCGCCTCATGGCGGTATTGCGCCGGGTATCGACCGCGTGGTGATGCTGCTGGCAGGGGCGGATAACATCAGAGAGGTGATCGCCTTTCCCAAGAACCAGAGCGCCATAGATGTGATGAGCGATTCACCGTCTCCGGTGTCTCAAGCCCAGCTCGATGAATTGCATTTGAAGCTGACAGGCGAGGGGACCACGAAGGCTTGA
- the tgt gene encoding tRNA guanosine(34) transglycosylase Tgt: MKEHFRVIKACSDTKARLGELVTGHGIVPTPAFLPVASQGTVKTLTPEELKDLGIAIILSNTYHLYLRPGIDVIEKLGGLHRYMGWDGPILTDSGGYQVFSLARLCKVTNDGVIFRSHIDGSEHRLTPELVIELQQKLGADIIMTLDECPAVNASLAKMREAVDRTSRWAERCKKHHRSPGQLLFGIVQGGTSTQLRQQSAKAITSLDFPGYAIGGLSIGEPKELTWSMVDETVLSLPPDKPRYLMGVGSPEDIIEGVSRGIDLFDSALPTRVARNGALFTLQGRQNIRKAVYKAKKGPVDAGCDCYTCRTFSAAYLHHLFKCDELLAYRLATIHNLRFIIRLMQKIEAAIQQGTFTAFKNDFLSQYQVTDEEVRLTQKQKWLDSPRRADIH; this comes from the coding sequence ATAAAAGAACATTTTAGAGTCATAAAGGCCTGTTCAGATACCAAAGCACGTCTTGGAGAGCTTGTTACAGGTCATGGAATAGTGCCAACGCCGGCTTTCCTCCCCGTAGCCAGCCAGGGCACGGTCAAGACCTTAACACCAGAAGAGCTCAAGGACCTCGGTATAGCCATAATCCTGAGCAACACCTATCATCTTTACCTGCGGCCGGGAATAGATGTTATTGAGAAGCTGGGAGGGCTGCACCGGTACATGGGCTGGGATGGGCCGATATTGACCGACAGCGGCGGCTATCAGGTTTTCAGCTTAGCCCGGCTGTGTAAAGTCACCAACGATGGTGTCATATTCCGCTCTCATATCGACGGCAGTGAGCATCGCCTTACTCCTGAGCTGGTCATTGAATTACAACAGAAGCTGGGCGCCGACATCATCATGACACTGGACGAATGCCCAGCCGTTAACGCCAGCCTGGCAAAGATGCGTGAAGCTGTAGACAGGACCTCTCGGTGGGCGGAAAGATGCAAGAAGCACCATCGAAGCCCTGGCCAGCTACTCTTCGGCATTGTCCAGGGCGGCACTTCCACTCAGCTTCGGCAGCAGTCGGCGAAAGCCATTACCTCTCTGGATTTTCCCGGCTATGCCATCGGCGGCTTGAGCATAGGAGAACCTAAAGAGCTGACTTGGTCGATGGTGGATGAAACAGTGCTTTCATTACCTCCAGATAAACCCAGATATCTCATGGGTGTAGGCTCGCCTGAGGACATAATTGAAGGGGTCAGCCGGGGCATAGACCTCTTCGACAGCGCACTGCCTACCAGGGTGGCCCGCAATGGCGCCCTTTTTACCCTGCAGGGCAGGCAAAACATACGGAAGGCCGTCTACAAGGCCAAGAAGGGGCCTGTTGATGCCGGCTGCGATTGCTATACCTGCCGCACCTTTTCGGCTGCTTACCTTCATCACCTGTTCAAATGCGATGAGCTGTTAGCCTACAGGTTAGCCACCATACATAACCTGCGATTTATCATCAGGCTGATGCAGAAAATAGAAGCCGCCATTCAGCAGGGCACCTTCACCGCCTTCAAAAACGACTTCCTCAGCCAGTATCAGGTTACCGATGAGGAAGTCAGGCTCACCCAGAAGCAAAAGTGGTTGGATTCACCACGGCGGGCTGATATTCATTGA
- a CDS encoding protoheme IX farnesyltransferase — MKITLSRQWSFLDYITVLKPVETSLLTFIGICSVIIAAGGYPTAKVFALTLIAIFLGSAGSNGLTNYLDREVDARMVRTSNRALPSRRIDPPQKALPLIIGLIVVGLALAWVLHPLCFLFGLIGVIASSIWRKTISCTFLGIVAGCSPVLIGWFAISPAFDARLFLLCGLVAIWTPIHVWCVMIANREDYLGAGLNYFPLSWQVKDVVKILFGLSILLYLISMLIYIAADFHLPYLIVVNILGILMVYANGRLLFSMTSMAAWRVYKLSAFPYLGIIFLGMCLDIWLT; from the coding sequence TTGAAAATAACTCTAAGTAGGCAGTGGTCATTTCTGGACTATATCACCGTCCTGAAACCTGTAGAAACCAGCCTGCTTACCTTTATCGGCATTTGCTCAGTGATTATCGCCGCCGGTGGCTATCCGACAGCCAAAGTCTTTGCTCTCACCTTAATTGCCATCTTCTTAGGCAGTGCTGGCTCCAATGGGCTTACCAACTATCTCGACCGTGAGGTCGATGCCCGGATGGTGAGGACATCCAATCGAGCTTTGCCCTCAAGGCGAATCGACCCTCCGCAGAAAGCCCTGCCCCTCATCATCGGGCTTATAGTTGTCGGATTAGCCTTAGCCTGGGTGCTGCATCCCCTCTGTTTCCTATTTGGGCTGATCGGCGTCATAGCTTCGTCAATATGGCGTAAGACGATTTCATGCACCTTTCTCGGCATAGTCGCCGGCTGTAGCCCGGTGCTTATCGGCTGGTTTGCCATAAGTCCAGCCTTCGACGCCAGGCTTTTTCTCCTATGCGGTCTAGTCGCTATCTGGACTCCCATTCATGTCTGGTGTGTAATGATTGCCAACCGGGAAGATTATCTCGGTGCTGGCTTAAATTATTTCCCACTAAGCTGGCAGGTCAAAGATGTGGTAAAAATACTTTTTGGCTTATCTATACTTCTCTATCTTATTTCAATGCTCATCTACATAGCCGCTGATTTTCATCTGCCTTATCTGATTGTGGTGAATATCCTTGGCATTTTGATGGTTTATGCCAATGGCCGCTTGCTATTCTCGATGACATCAATGGCTGCCTGGAGGGTCTACAAACTATCGGCCTTTCCTTATTTGGGTATCATCTTCCTGGGTATGTGCTTAGATATTTGGTTGACATAG
- the aroB gene encoding 3-dehydroquinate synthase yields MRSRKANNNIALIGFSATGKSVVATKVAERLNWTLIDTDDEIVKLSGKTISEIFKQDGEDKFRQLESKILKQACHKERVVIATGGGAIVDPKNQDLLLETSVLVCLEAKPETIYQRLLHDTLYSANPAVRPLLAGGNPLERIKQLKTKRQPYYAIADWTVHTDNLTLDEVSQEVIKGWQYINKHRSSKQSAEADLACMVETATASYPVFVGWGILDKLGEKMKQAGLSGTANIISDGIVFSIYGTRVKKTLEKAGFTVNCYVVPPGEASKNIDQAVKIYDFLIEHRAERNDVIVALGGGMIGDLAGFVAATFLRGLPWLQVPTSLVAMTDASIGGKVAVDHRQGKNLIGAFYQPRLVLADVKTLTTLPQRELTSGWAEVIKHGLILDDAFLQLIEDNVKDLVKLKPDITSKVIARSAAIKCQIVSEDEKETGKRTILNYGHTIAHGLEAAGKYDRFLHGEAVAIGMMGAARLSHRLKLLSPDAVGRQKALLQKFKLPTDCSGINLADVLAAMELDKKVRGKAIRWVLLEDIGKVVIRSDVPEKDILTVLKEVVKP; encoded by the coding sequence ATGCGAAGTCGTAAAGCAAACAACAACATCGCCCTCATAGGTTTCTCAGCTACTGGTAAGTCGGTCGTTGCCACAAAAGTAGCTGAACGCCTGAACTGGACACTCATAGACACCGATGATGAGATAGTTAAGCTCAGCGGCAAGACTATTTCGGAAATCTTCAAACAGGACGGCGAGGATAAGTTCAGGCAGCTAGAGAGCAAAATATTGAAGCAGGCCTGTCACAAAGAGCGAGTGGTCATCGCCACTGGAGGCGGGGCTATAGTTGACCCTAAAAACCAGGATTTGCTTCTTGAAACCAGCGTGCTTGTCTGCCTGGAAGCCAAACCAGAGACCATATACCAGCGTCTGCTCCACGATACTCTGTACTCGGCTAACCCTGCAGTCCGACCTTTGCTTGCCGGGGGGAATCCTCTAGAACGCATCAAGCAGCTTAAAACCAAGCGTCAGCCCTACTATGCTATCGCCGACTGGACAGTCCATACCGACAACCTGACTCTCGATGAAGTAAGCCAGGAGGTAATAAAGGGCTGGCAGTATATAAATAAACATCGAAGCAGTAAACAATCTGCTGAAGCTGATTTGGCCTGTATGGTAGAGACAGCGACCGCCAGTTATCCTGTATTTGTCGGCTGGGGGATACTGGACAAGCTTGGGGAAAAAATGAAACAGGCCGGCCTATCAGGCACAGCTAACATAATTAGCGATGGAATCGTTTTTTCTATTTACGGGACACGAGTTAAGAAAACGCTGGAAAAAGCTGGCTTTACTGTCAATTGCTATGTGGTACCGCCTGGCGAAGCTTCAAAGAACATCGACCAGGCGGTCAAGATTTATGATTTTCTCATTGAGCACCGGGCAGAAAGAAATGACGTGATAGTTGCGCTGGGTGGTGGCATGATTGGTGACCTGGCCGGATTTGTAGCCGCCACTTTCTTAAGAGGCTTGCCCTGGCTGCAAGTGCCCACCAGCCTAGTAGCCATGACAGACGCCAGTATAGGCGGAAAGGTAGCCGTTGACCACCGCCAAGGTAAAAACCTGATAGGCGCTTTCTATCAACCGCGTCTTGTCCTGGCCGACGTTAAGACCTTGACTACCTTACCACAACGTGAGCTTACCTCAGGATGGGCGGAGGTTATCAAGCATGGGCTGATTCTAGACGACGCTTTCTTGCAGCTCATTGAGGATAATGTTAAAGACTTAGTGAAGTTAAAGCCAGACATTACTTCTAAAGTCATTGCTAGAAGTGCTGCCATTAAATGCCAGATTGTCTCTGAAGATGAAAAGGAAACTGGAAAACGCACCATCTTAAATTACGGGCATACTATAGCCCATGGACTTGAAGCCGCCGGCAAATATGACCGTTTTCTCCATGGTGAAGCAGTGGCTATTGGAATGATGGGAGCAGCCAGGCTCAGTCATAGGTTGAAGCTTTTATCACCAGACGCTGTTGGACGCCAGAAAGCTCTCTTGCAGAAGTTCAAACTACCTACAGATTGCTCCGGTATAAATCTAGCTGACGTGCTTGCGGCTATGGAACTGGACAAGAAAGTACGGGGCAAAGCAATCCGATGGGTCTTGCTCGAAGACATCGGCAAGGTAGTGATACGCAGTGATGTGCCGGAAAAGGACATATTGACTGTCCTTAAAGAGGTTGTAAAGCCTTGA
- the aroC gene encoding chorismate synthase, protein MGQFRFLTAGESHGKGLVAVIEGMVACLPISEDYITQDLKRRQAGYGRSARMKIERDKAEIISGVRHGLTIGSPISLLIWNRVWEDWQEIMSIAPVGKKIQPITTPRPGHTDLAGITKYGVEDIRLILERASARETAARVAVGGVARRFLDEFGITIHSHTISIGKHRAKQPKSINWKQVEKSSVRCADAMAQKAMIAAIDEAKAKGDTLGGVFEVIAAGVPVGLGSHVQWDRRLNAQIAQAIMSIPAVKGVEIGDGFSVASAKGSQAQDIIETSPKGAALAWHRATNNAGGIEGGISNGQPIVVRAAVKPIATLGKPLPSVDLRTGKKAEAHYERSDICVVPAAGVIGEAMLAIVLTNAMLEKFGGDHLKETLANYKNYIGSACSRKHYAKS, encoded by the coding sequence ATGGGGCAGTTTCGTTTTCTCACCGCAGGTGAGTCACACGGCAAGGGGCTAGTGGCAGTTATTGAGGGGATGGTAGCCTGCTTGCCCATCAGTGAAGACTACATAACTCAAGACCTTAAGCGTAGGCAGGCTGGCTATGGACGCAGCGCCCGCATGAAAATCGAGCGGGACAAAGCTGAGATTATCTCCGGCGTACGCCACGGCCTTACCATCGGCAGCCCGATAAGCCTGCTCATCTGGAATCGCGTCTGGGAAGATTGGCAGGAGATAATGAGCATTGCCCCGGTAGGTAAGAAAATACAGCCGATAACTACACCTCGACCGGGACATACCGACTTAGCTGGAATAACTAAATATGGCGTTGAAGATATTCGTCTCATTTTGGAACGGGCCAGTGCCCGAGAGACAGCAGCCAGAGTTGCCGTCGGCGGTGTAGCCCGAAGATTCCTCGATGAATTCGGCATTACTATTCATAGCCATACCATAAGCATAGGTAAACACCGGGCTAAACAACCCAAATCAATAAATTGGAAACAGGTGGAGAAATCATCTGTACGCTGCGCCGATGCCATGGCCCAAAAGGCAATGATAGCGGCTATCGATGAAGCCAAAGCTAAGGGAGATACGCTGGGTGGTGTCTTCGAGGTAATTGCCGCTGGAGTTCCTGTCGGACTGGGCAGCCACGTCCAGTGGGACCGCCGTCTTAACGCTCAAATCGCTCAAGCCATAATGAGCATACCCGCTGTGAAAGGTGTGGAAATAGGCGACGGCTTTTCGGTAGCCAGTGCTAAAGGCTCTCAGGCTCAGGACATAATCGAGACCAGCCCAAAAGGAGCTGCTTTAGCCTGGCATCGAGCCACTAATAATGCCGGCGGCATTGAAGGCGGTATAAGCAATGGACAGCCAATTGTGGTTCGCGCTGCTGTGAAACCTATCGCCACTCTGGGCAAACCCTTGCCATCCGTAGACCTGCGAACTGGAAAGAAGGCCGAGGCTCATTATGAACGCAGCGATATCTGTGTCGTCCCTGCAGCCGGAGTCATCGGAGAAGCCATGCTGGCCATCGTCCTGACAAACGCCATGCTGGAAAAATTCGGCGGTGACCACTTGAAAGAGACCTTAGCCAACTATAAAAACTACATCGGCTCTGCCTGCTCTCGCAAGCACTATGCGAAGTCGTAA
- the sppA gene encoding signal peptide peptidase SppA: MKRVTIIVCTITLLVLCAMSVSCGIVENKVAVISLSGPIQSQGSGLLFGGNVISPKFVREQLEKAKNDITVKAIVLQVESPGGSAAASQEILNQLELVKKPIVVSMGDVVASGGYYISAKADKIVALPGTLTGSIGVILEIPNLKGLFDKLGIETEVFTGGKHKDMYAGLRELTPEEKIITQEITDQIYDQFVQVVVEGRDLSEEKVRELATGQLYTGVQAKELGLVDELGGLNKAIDLAASLAGIEKPEIEYYKPEIPSLLDTLLGMGLQKLHNVIQVQSLGAEGIILLETLSNPYPQPEYR, translated from the coding sequence GTGAAGAGAGTTACAATAATAGTCTGCACAATTACTTTATTGGTCTTATGTGCAATGTCGGTCTCTTGCGGAATCGTGGAAAATAAAGTAGCAGTAATCTCGCTTAGCGGGCCGATACAGTCGCAGGGCTCCGGGCTGTTATTTGGCGGCAATGTTATCAGTCCGAAATTTGTTCGAGAACAGCTGGAAAAAGCCAAAAACGACATAACCGTAAAAGCGATTGTTCTTCAAGTGGAAAGCCCGGGCGGTAGCGCAGCTGCCTCTCAGGAAATTTTGAACCAGCTTGAGCTGGTAAAAAAACCAATCGTGGTTAGCATGGGCGATGTGGTTGCTTCCGGCGGTTACTACATCTCGGCAAAAGCTGACAAAATCGTGGCTTTGCCTGGTACTTTAACCGGCAGCATCGGGGTCATCCTAGAAATCCCTAATCTCAAAGGACTGTTTGATAAGCTTGGGATAGAGACAGAGGTTTTCACAGGTGGTAAACATAAGGATATGTATGCCGGGCTTAGAGAGCTAACTCCGGAAGAAAAAATAATTACGCAGGAAATAACTGACCAGATCTATGACCAGTTCGTTCAAGTCGTGGTTGAGGGTAGAGATTTGAGTGAGGAGAAAGTCAGAGAATTGGCCACGGGACAACTTTATACAGGCGTACAGGCTAAGGAACTGGGCCTCGTCGATGAATTGGGTGGTCTAAACAAGGCTATAGACCTGGCTGCTAGTTTAGCTGGTATCGAGAAGCCAGAGATAGAATATTACAAGCCTGAAATTCCGTCTCTACTAGATACTTTGCTGGGGATGGGCTTGCAAAAGCTGCACAACGTCATTCAGGTGCAATCATTGGGGGCTGAAGGTATTATCCTTCTGGAAACACTGAGCAATCCCTACCCTCAGCCGGAATATCGATAA
- the aroE gene encoding shikimate dehydrogenase yields the protein MRPVTQLISVIGYPLKHSVSPDFQQAALDYYKLDIHYEAWETKPEDLPSTITKLKQSQNLGANITVPYKETILHLIDEIDDLASLVGAVNTVVNRDGRLIGFNTDAPGFLKALRDDARFEPKNKRVVILGAGGAARAVSLALLQEKVSSLTIANRTLAKAESLAGSMVKHAADNKMSTEIAAMPWQSSKLAEAVKHAHLIVNCTTLGMKHSSEEGQSPLASGLIPKDALVYDLVYNPPEAPLLRMAREAGANTIGGLPMLVYQGADSFKLWTGREAPLDIMLSAAKQALLRIGG from the coding sequence CTGCGACCAGTGACACAGTTAATCAGCGTTATCGGTTACCCACTGAAGCACTCGGTATCTCCCGATTTTCAACAGGCGGCTTTGGACTACTATAAACTCGACATACACTACGAAGCCTGGGAGACAAAACCCGAGGATTTACCGTCCACAATAACTAAGCTGAAGCAGTCTCAAAATCTAGGAGCGAACATAACCGTACCTTATAAAGAGACAATCTTACATCTCATAGACGAGATTGACGACCTCGCCAGCCTGGTTGGCGCTGTGAACACAGTAGTCAATCGTGATGGCAGGCTCATAGGTTTCAATACTGATGCGCCTGGCTTCCTCAAAGCCTTACGTGATGATGCCAGGTTTGAACCTAAAAACAAGCGAGTGGTAATTCTCGGGGCGGGTGGGGCTGCCCGTGCTGTAAGCCTTGCTCTTCTTCAAGAAAAGGTAAGCTCTTTGACTATTGCAAACCGCACTCTGGCAAAGGCCGAAAGCCTAGCAGGCTCTATGGTCAAACATGCTGCTGACAACAAGATGAGCACAGAGATAGCTGCTATGCCATGGCAAAGCTCAAAGCTTGCAGAAGCAGTCAAGCACGCTCATCTGATAGTCAATTGTACTACCCTCGGGATGAAGCATTCTTCTGAAGAAGGACAATCGCCTTTGGCATCAGGCCTAATCCCCAAAGATGCTCTGGTCTACGACTTGGTGTATAATCCTCCAGAGGCACCTTTACTGAGAATGGCCAGGGAAGCTGGTGCCAATACTATCGGTGGCTTGCCTATGCTAGTTTATCAAGGAGCTGACTCATTTAAGCTATGGACGGGTAGGGAGGCACCACTTGACATAATGCTTTCAGCAGCCAAGCAAGCCCTGCTTAGAATAGGAGGTTAA